In one Halorubrum sp. CBA1229 genomic region, the following are encoded:
- a CDS encoding cobyrinic acid a,c-diamide synthase, translating into MKGVVLGGVASGVGKTVATLAAIRALEAAGHAVQPAKAGPDFIDPSHHERVAGRPSRTLDLWLQGEGGLRRNYARGAGDVCVVEGVMGLYDGDKSSTAAVAEALDLPVALVVDASAGMESVAATALGFRAYAERAGRDVDVAGVIAQRAHGGRHANGIREALPEELAYLGRIPPNDELEVPERHLGLHMGEESPIDDDALDAAAEGLRVEQLLDIAREPAGTTEPAGASGPTETADGDRPRVAVARDEAFRFAYPTTIERLRERATVEPFAPTAGDPLPPCDGVYLPGGYPELHAAALAESPALDDLATAAAEGVPVLGECGGLMALAESLTTVEGETHPMAGALPADVRMRDRYQALDHVELRARRDAPTAAAGETLRGHEFHYSDADVAGDARFAFDVERGTGIDGEHDGLIEHRTLGTYCHVHPESGAFDAFLDGL; encoded by the coding sequence GTGAAGGGGGTCGTCCTCGGCGGCGTCGCCTCCGGCGTCGGTAAGACCGTCGCGACGCTCGCGGCGATCCGCGCGCTCGAAGCCGCCGGGCACGCGGTCCAGCCGGCGAAGGCCGGTCCCGACTTCATCGACCCGAGCCACCACGAGCGCGTGGCGGGACGCCCCTCGCGGACGCTCGACCTGTGGCTGCAGGGCGAAGGGGGGCTCCGCCGGAACTACGCCCGCGGAGCGGGCGACGTCTGCGTCGTCGAGGGCGTGATGGGGCTGTACGACGGCGACAAGTCGAGCACGGCCGCGGTCGCCGAGGCGCTCGATCTCCCGGTCGCCCTCGTCGTCGACGCGAGCGCGGGGATGGAGAGCGTCGCCGCGACCGCGCTCGGCTTCCGGGCGTACGCCGAGCGCGCCGGGCGCGACGTCGACGTCGCCGGCGTGATCGCCCAGCGCGCGCACGGCGGGCGGCACGCGAACGGGATCCGCGAGGCGCTCCCGGAGGAGCTGGCCTACCTCGGCCGGATCCCGCCGAACGACGAGCTGGAGGTGCCGGAGCGGCACCTCGGGCTCCACATGGGCGAGGAGTCACCGATCGACGACGACGCGCTCGACGCGGCCGCGGAGGGGCTCCGAGTCGAGCAGCTGCTCGATATCGCGCGGGAGCCGGCGGGGACGACGGAGCCGGCGGGGGCGAGCGGGCCGACCGAGACCGCCGACGGCGACCGCCCCCGGGTCGCGGTCGCCCGCGACGAGGCCTTCCGGTTCGCGTACCCAACCACGATCGAGCGCCTGCGCGAACGGGCGACCGTCGAGCCGTTCGCGCCGACCGCGGGCGACCCCCTCCCGCCCTGCGACGGCGTCTACCTCCCCGGCGGCTACCCGGAGCTGCACGCCGCGGCGCTCGCGGAGAGCCCGGCGCTCGACGACCTCGCGACCGCGGCCGCCGAGGGGGTCCCCGTGCTCGGCGAGTGCGGCGGGCTGATGGCGCTCGCCGAGTCGCTGACGACCGTCGAGGGCGAGACGCACCCGATGGCGGGCGCCCTCCCGGCCGACGTGCGAATGCGCGACCGGTACCAAGCGCTCGACCACGTCGAGCTGCGGGCGCGTCGGGACGCGCCGACGGCGGCCGCGGGCGAAACCCTGCGCGGCCACGAGTTCCACTACTCCGACGCCGACGTCGCGGGCGACGCCCGGTTCGCCTTCGACGTGGAGCGCGGGACCGGGATCGACGGCGAGCACGACGGCCTGATCGAACACCGAACGCTCGGAACGTACTGTCACGTCCACCCCGAGAGCGGGGCGTTCGACGCGTTCCTCGACGGGCTGTGA
- a CDS encoding CobD/CbiB family cobalamin biosynthesis protein, producing the protein MAGVAPLPAPVLAALAATAALAVAVALDLAVAEPPGRVHPVALFGSVVDRVDRAWSRPRLVGVAAAIGLPLAAAALAGGVVTVAAEVGARAGAELRFLAVPVAGAVLFSLLSLRMLREVTAEVVALTESDPDAARESIRALVGRDAADLSPAALRSAAVESAAENLADGFVAPLAGFAGGATVGLAVAPAATLPLAAGVAGAAWVKAVNTLDSMLGYRSKPVGRASARLDDAVMYLPARATAGCLAVAAGSVGALSRARSWAREPGSPNSGWPMATAAAALDVRLAKPGHYALNAAAASPTVADAERAVRLVGVAGAVAVAGTAGWVLAVGWLLSGDSVLPPAGVVG; encoded by the coding sequence ATCGCCGGGGTCGCCCCCCTCCCCGCTCCCGTACTCGCCGCCCTCGCCGCCACCGCCGCGCTGGCAGTCGCGGTCGCGCTCGACCTCGCGGTCGCGGAGCCCCCGGGGCGGGTCCACCCCGTCGCGCTGTTCGGCTCGGTCGTCGACCGAGTCGACCGAGCGTGGTCACGCCCGCGGCTCGTCGGCGTCGCGGCCGCGATCGGACTCCCGCTCGCCGCCGCAGCGCTCGCTGGGGGCGTCGTTACGGTCGCCGCCGAGGTCGGAGCGCGGGCGGGCGCGGAGCTGAGATTCCTCGCCGTCCCCGTCGCCGGCGCGGTCCTCTTCTCGCTCCTCAGTCTCCGAATGTTACGCGAGGTCACCGCGGAGGTCGTCGCGCTGACCGAGAGCGACCCGGACGCGGCCCGCGAGTCGATCCGGGCCCTCGTGGGGCGCGACGCCGCCGATCTCTCGCCGGCGGCCCTCCGGAGCGCGGCCGTCGAGAGCGCGGCCGAGAACCTCGCCGACGGGTTCGTCGCCCCGCTGGCGGGGTTCGCGGGAGGTGCGACGGTCGGGCTGGCGGTCGCCCCGGCGGCGACCCTCCCGCTCGCCGCGGGGGTCGCCGGCGCGGCGTGGGTGAAGGCCGTGAACACGCTCGACTCGATGCTTGGCTACCGATCGAAGCCGGTCGGGCGGGCGAGCGCCCGGCTCGACGACGCCGTCATGTACCTCCCGGCCCGCGCGACCGCTGGCTGTCTCGCGGTCGCGGCCGGGTCGGTCGGAGCGCTCTCGCGGGCCCGGTCGTGGGCGCGGGAGCCGGGGTCCCCGAACTCCGGGTGGCCGATGGCGACCGCGGCCGCCGCGCTCGACGTGCGGCTGGCGAAGCCGGGCCACTACGCGCTCAACGCGGCCGCCGCGTCGCCGACCGTCGCCGACGCGGAGCGGGCGGTCCGGCTCGTCGGCGTCGCCGGCGCGGTCGCCGTCGCGGGGACGGCGGGGTGGGTGCTCGCGGTCGGGTGGCTGTTGTCTGGCGATTCGGTGCTTCCCCCCGCGGGGGTGGTCGGATGA
- the cobS gene encoding adenosylcobinamide-GDP ribazoletransferase yields the protein MTATALALRGALGFLTRIPVGRDEAEWEAFAGAPWTLPVVGYLVGGLVALPLLAPVPAPTVALAFPLAVYAVTGITHLDGVADLGDAAVVHGGPDERREVMKDSALGVGGTVALVAVVLGLATAALGLAEAASAAGTPGVRDRLGTAVGVVVAAEVGAKAATATLVCVGDAAHEGLGSALTGEVDAGAALPVLALAAPAALLAWPRLLPGVAALLAALATAWLLRRWARRRLGGVSGDVLGATNELARVAALHAGVIAWTRF from the coding sequence ATGACCGCGACTGCGCTCGCGCTCCGGGGCGCGCTCGGCTTCCTCACCCGGATCCCGGTCGGCCGCGACGAGGCGGAATGGGAGGCGTTCGCGGGGGCGCCGTGGACGCTCCCGGTCGTGGGCTACCTCGTCGGCGGGCTCGTCGCGCTCCCGCTCCTCGCGCCCGTCCCCGCGCCGACGGTCGCGCTGGCGTTCCCCCTCGCCGTCTACGCCGTCACCGGGATCACCCACCTCGACGGCGTGGCCGACCTCGGCGACGCGGCGGTCGTCCACGGCGGTCCGGACGAGCGCCGCGAGGTCATGAAGGACTCCGCGCTCGGCGTCGGCGGGACGGTCGCGCTCGTCGCCGTCGTCCTCGGGCTGGCGACCGCCGCGCTCGGGCTGGCGGAGGCCGCGAGTGCCGCCGGGACGCCGGGCGTTCGCGACCGGCTCGGCACCGCGGTCGGGGTCGTCGTCGCCGCCGAGGTCGGCGCAAAGGCCGCGACCGCGACGCTCGTCTGCGTCGGCGACGCGGCCCACGAGGGGCTCGGGTCCGCGCTCACGGGGGAGGTCGACGCCGGGGCCGCGCTCCCGGTCCTCGCGCTCGCGGCGCCGGCGGCGCTGCTCGCGTGGCCGCGGCTCCTCCCGGGGGTCGCCGCGCTCCTCGCCGCACTGGCGACGGCGTGGCTGCTCCGGCGGTGGGCCCGGCGGCGGCTCGGCGGCGTCTCCGGGGACGTGCTCGGCGCGACGAACGAGCTCGCGCGGGTCGCCGCGCTGCACGCGGGGGTGATCGCGTGGACGCGCTTCTGA
- a CDS encoding NTP transferase domain-containing protein yields MCGGRGTRLGGATEKPMTPIGRRPMVDRVCDALARSRVEATHAVVSPHASATREHLVDGRRDLPVIDAPGDGYVADLRYAIERVGAGDAAARPFVTVAADLPLLDPAAVNGVIDAARAAGDDDAPASLTVCVPAARKRELGVSADAATEIDGREVVPAGINVVAGEEDGGSDGETESDDGDAAVHVTEDARLAVNVNYPSDVRVAERLLADGEADD; encoded by the coding sequence ATGTGCGGCGGCCGCGGCACCCGCCTCGGCGGAGCCACGGAGAAACCGATGACCCCGATCGGGAGGCGGCCGATGGTCGACCGCGTGTGCGACGCGCTCGCCAGGAGCCGCGTCGAGGCGACGCACGCGGTCGTCTCGCCGCACGCGTCGGCGACACGCGAACACCTCGTCGACGGGCGGAGGGATCTCCCCGTGATCGACGCCCCGGGCGACGGCTACGTCGCTGACCTGCGGTACGCAATAGAGCGGGTCGGGGCGGGCGACGCGGCCGCTCGACCCTTCGTAACTGTCGCCGCCGATCTCCCACTCCTCGACCCCGCGGCCGTGAACGGCGTGATCGACGCCGCTCGAGCCGCCGGCGACGACGACGCGCCGGCGTCGCTCACGGTCTGCGTTCCCGCGGCGCGCAAGCGCGAGCTCGGTGTCAGCGCCGACGCGGCGACAGAGATCGACGGCCGCGAGGTCGTTCCCGCCGGGATCAACGTCGTCGCGGGCGAGGAGGACGGCGGGAGCGACGGGGAGACCGAAAGCGACGACGGCGACGCCGCCGTCCACGTCACCGAGGACGCGCGGCTCGCCGTCAACGTCAACTACCCGTCGGACGTTCGGGTCGCCGAGCGGCTCCTCGCCGACGGGGAGGCCGACGACTGA